One part of the Anaeromyxobacter sp. Fw109-5 genome encodes these proteins:
- a CDS encoding glycosyltransferase family 1 protein gives MRVGIAFTWLRPDRLAGPERHAIGLARALAALAAGEIVLFTRPDPPPAIAELDVEQRPAPLRTRVALDQAWLPLAAAGARVDLLHSPGSPTPLLWRGRSVVTIHDATPWLEPDALPVDQRWYARPLYPQALARAAAVFTPSNAAREDLVRAAGVPRERVHVTPNGVDPVFFEARAPEGPRAPYLLAVGTLEPRKNLPVLLDALRMLRREGRDLQLVIAGRRPLTQSLPLGDLAPHVRLAGAVPDVDLPALYAGAACFVIPSVREGFGLPLAEAMAAGTPAVASDIPALREVGGETVRYAAPSDPEAFAAAIRAALDDREGSRLRAAAARGRARRFRWEDTARLTLEVYRRVTGRR, from the coding sequence GTGCGCGTCGGCATCGCCTTCACCTGGCTGCGGCCGGATCGCCTCGCTGGACCGGAGCGCCACGCGATCGGGCTCGCCCGCGCGCTCGCGGCGCTCGCGGCCGGGGAGATCGTCCTCTTCACCCGCCCCGATCCCCCTCCGGCCATCGCGGAGCTCGACGTCGAGCAGCGCCCCGCGCCGCTCCGCACGCGCGTCGCGCTGGACCAGGCCTGGCTCCCGCTCGCCGCGGCGGGCGCGCGCGTCGACCTGCTGCACTCGCCGGGCTCCCCCACCCCGCTCCTCTGGCGCGGGCGCTCCGTGGTGACGATCCACGACGCGACGCCCTGGCTCGAGCCGGACGCGCTCCCGGTGGACCAGCGCTGGTACGCGCGTCCGCTCTATCCCCAGGCGCTCGCGCGCGCCGCCGCGGTGTTCACCCCGTCGAACGCCGCGCGCGAGGACCTCGTGCGCGCGGCGGGGGTGCCGCGCGAGCGCGTGCACGTGACGCCGAACGGCGTCGACCCCGTCTTCTTCGAGGCGCGCGCGCCGGAGGGCCCCCGCGCGCCCTACCTGCTCGCGGTCGGGACCCTCGAGCCGCGCAAGAACCTGCCCGTGCTGCTCGACGCGCTCCGCATGCTGCGGCGGGAGGGCCGGGATCTGCAGCTCGTCATCGCGGGGAGGCGCCCGCTGACCCAGTCCCTGCCGCTCGGCGATCTCGCGCCCCATGTGCGGCTCGCCGGGGCGGTGCCCGACGTCGATCTGCCCGCCCTCTACGCGGGGGCGGCTTGCTTCGTCATCCCCTCGGTGCGGGAGGGCTTCGGGCTGCCGCTCGCCGAGGCGATGGCGGCGGGCACGCCCGCGGTGGCGAGCGACATCCCCGCCCTGCGGGAGGTGGGTGGCGAGACCGTGCGGTACGCCGCCCCGTCGGATCCGGAGGCGTTCGCGGCGGCCATCCGCGCGGCGCTCGACGACCGGGAAGGCTCGCGCCTGCGCGCCGCCGCGGCGCGCGGCCGGGCGCGGCGGTTCCGCTGGGAGGACACGGCGCGGCTGACGCTCGAGGTGTACCGGCGGGTGACGGGGCGTCGATGA
- the wecB gene encoding non-hydrolyzing UDP-N-acetylglucosamine 2-epimerase has protein sequence MRILIVFGTRPEAVKLAPLIHDLRQRPGADVEVCLTGQHREMVTQVVSFFGVDVDHDLEIMRPNQTLSDVAARTLTGVDRILESRRPDWVIVQGDTSTCLATALAAFHRKVRVAHVEAGLRSGDPHAPFPEEMNRVLTTPIASLHLAPTSRAKANLRAERVPEDRIRVVGNTGIDALLLAVQTLRDRGLDATYGARFPFLRPSRPLVLVTGHRRESFGQPFEELCEAIRDVATGDDVDVVYPVHLNPNVREPVFRILSGLSNVHLVEPVEYPALVWLAQRSRFILTDSGGIQEEASALGKPVLVMRDVTERQESVEAGVSRLVGTSREVIREACNSLLRDEATYARMARRVDLYGDGKASARIGDALGLPPSGASREWAAA, from the coding sequence ATGCGCATCCTGATCGTCTTCGGCACCCGGCCCGAGGCCGTCAAGCTGGCCCCTCTCATACACGATCTGCGCCAGCGCCCCGGCGCCGATGTGGAGGTGTGCCTCACCGGACAGCACCGCGAGATGGTGACCCAGGTGGTCTCCTTCTTCGGGGTTGACGTAGATCACGACCTGGAGATCATGCGGCCGAACCAGACGCTGTCCGACGTCGCGGCCCGCACGCTCACGGGGGTCGATCGAATCCTCGAGTCGCGCCGCCCGGACTGGGTGATCGTGCAGGGCGACACGAGCACCTGCCTCGCCACCGCGCTCGCCGCCTTCCACCGCAAGGTGCGGGTGGCGCACGTCGAGGCCGGCCTGCGCAGCGGCGATCCGCACGCTCCCTTCCCGGAGGAGATGAACCGGGTGCTCACGACGCCCATCGCCTCGCTGCACCTCGCTCCCACCTCGCGCGCCAAGGCGAACCTGCGCGCGGAGCGCGTCCCCGAGGACCGCATCCGCGTGGTGGGCAACACCGGCATCGACGCGCTCCTCCTCGCCGTCCAGACGCTCCGCGACAGGGGGCTCGACGCGACCTACGGGGCGCGCTTCCCGTTCCTCCGCCCGAGCCGGCCGCTCGTGCTCGTCACCGGCCACCGCCGCGAGAGCTTCGGCCAGCCGTTCGAGGAGCTGTGCGAGGCGATCCGCGACGTCGCGACCGGCGACGACGTGGACGTGGTGTACCCGGTGCACCTCAACCCGAACGTGCGCGAGCCCGTGTTCCGCATCCTCTCCGGCCTGTCGAACGTCCACCTCGTCGAGCCCGTCGAGTATCCGGCGCTCGTCTGGCTCGCCCAGCGGAGCCGCTTCATCCTGACGGACTCCGGCGGCATCCAGGAAGAGGCCTCGGCGCTCGGGAAGCCGGTGCTCGTCATGCGTGACGTCACCGAGCGGCAGGAGAGCGTCGAGGCGGGCGTCTCTCGCCTGGTGGGGACGAGCCGCGAGGTGATCCGCGAGGCGTGCAACTCGCTCCTGCGCGACGAGGCGACGTACGCGCGGATGGCGCGCCGGGTGGACCTCTACGGCGACGGGAAGGCCAGCGCGCGCATCGGCGACGCCCTGGGGCTTCCGCCCTCGGGCGCCTCGCGGGAGTGGGCGGCGGCCTGA
- a CDS encoding glycosyltransferase family 2 protein, with translation MILLHALEWVLLALGAYTFGVALCGFLPRRRVPAVAPLHRFVVLVPAHDEAAVVGEAVRALTLLDYPRRMFRLVVVADNCTDDTAERARAAGADEVLERTDPVQTGKGYALRWALERVALRWTPDAVCVFDADNVMTPNFLSVMNARLAAGAHVVQGYLDTKNPDDSWVTKAISTGYSVSSRLFQLSRENVGMSAALGGTGYCIRVATLRAFPPDPACVTDDAELQMRLLREGIRVEWAHDAVTFDEKPLTLQASNAQRTRWMQGRWDVARRHLLPLLARAFRRADHAALDGAIACVQPSRSAVAVLATGVAAAHALAALAGWPAAAWFSVPLAAWGVLLPCYAILPAAAMRAEGMRTRELARYVYTALFNSTWLPILVRGLVRSGERRWVPTRHTRSISAEARLAARRGDPDREGPDRSERVA, from the coding sequence ATGATTCTGTTGCACGCGCTCGAGTGGGTGCTCCTCGCGCTCGGAGCGTATACATTCGGCGTCGCCCTGTGCGGATTCCTCCCGCGCCGGAGAGTCCCCGCGGTCGCGCCCCTCCACCGCTTCGTGGTGCTCGTACCGGCCCACGACGAGGCGGCGGTGGTCGGCGAGGCCGTGCGAGCGCTGACGCTGCTCGATTACCCGCGCCGGATGTTCCGCCTGGTGGTGGTCGCGGACAACTGCACCGACGACACGGCGGAGCGGGCCCGGGCCGCGGGCGCCGACGAGGTGCTGGAGCGGACGGATCCGGTGCAGACCGGCAAGGGCTACGCCCTCCGCTGGGCGCTCGAGCGCGTGGCCTTGCGGTGGACGCCGGACGCGGTCTGCGTGTTCGACGCGGACAACGTCATGACGCCGAACTTCCTCTCCGTCATGAACGCGCGCCTGGCGGCCGGCGCGCACGTCGTGCAGGGCTACCTCGACACCAAGAACCCGGACGACAGCTGGGTGACCAAGGCCATCTCGACCGGCTACTCGGTGTCCTCGCGGCTCTTCCAGCTGTCGCGCGAGAACGTGGGCATGTCGGCGGCGCTCGGCGGCACGGGGTACTGCATCCGCGTCGCCACGCTGCGCGCCTTCCCGCCCGATCCCGCCTGCGTGACCGACGACGCGGAGCTGCAGATGCGGCTCCTCCGCGAGGGCATCCGGGTGGAGTGGGCGCACGACGCCGTCACCTTCGACGAGAAGCCGCTCACGCTCCAGGCGTCGAACGCGCAGCGCACGCGCTGGATGCAGGGGCGCTGGGACGTGGCGCGCCGGCACCTCCTGCCGCTGCTGGCGAGGGCCTTCCGGCGCGCGGACCACGCGGCGCTCGACGGCGCCATCGCGTGCGTGCAGCCCTCGCGCTCCGCGGTCGCCGTCCTCGCGACGGGCGTCGCCGCCGCGCACGCGCTCGCCGCGCTCGCCGGCTGGCCCGCGGCCGCGTGGTTCTCGGTCCCGCTCGCGGCCTGGGGGGTCCTCCTCCCCTGCTACGCGATCCTCCCGGCTGCCGCGATGCGCGCGGAGGGCATGCGGACTCGGGAGCTGGCGCGGTACGTCTACACGGCGCTGTTCAACTCGACCTGGCTCCCCATCCTCGTGCGCGGGCTCGTCCGCAGCGGGGAGCGCCGCTGGGTGCCGACGCGCCACACGAGGAGCATCTCGGCCGAGGCGCGGCTCGCGGCGCGGCGCGGCGACCCCGATCGCGAGGGCCCCGACCGGTCGGAGCGGGTCGCCTGA
- a CDS encoding sugar transferase, giving the protein MLKQRARAVAGGLRALDLALLCSAFGLAYVTRRALPGTLPDLYAPERYLAWVAAALLLWSPAAAASRVYGAYRTRSLFEELWRLSRAVATLALLLGTATFVAHDQQLSRLLVAIWLAASLALLAASRVVLRTTAHAVRRRGRNTRNFAVVGSGPMAAAMARRLSRRPEWGFRFCGYIVDAQAPARSRAPVLGQIEDMGRILDLHVLDLVVFAVGRDRLGDVEEAIALCGEQGVPAKIALDLFPALDAPLEIEELDGIPLLSIASGPQEVIPLLGKRAFDVVLSTLGLVLLSPVLVLVALAVRLDSPGPVLFRQRRMGLNGREFTLYKFRSMRVGAEDELHGLRPRNEADGPVFKMRDDPRVTRVGRFIRRTSIDELPQLWNVLKGEMSIVGPRPPLPEEVRRYERWQRRRLSMKPGITCTWQVSGRSDVEFERWMELDLAYIDEWSLWRDLRIVARTIPAVLLRRGAR; this is encoded by the coding sequence ATGCTGAAGCAGCGCGCACGCGCGGTGGCCGGCGGGCTGCGAGCGCTCGATCTCGCCCTGCTGTGCTCCGCCTTCGGCCTGGCCTACGTCACCCGGCGCGCCCTGCCGGGGACGCTGCCGGACCTCTACGCGCCGGAGCGCTACCTCGCGTGGGTGGCGGCGGCGCTGCTCCTCTGGAGCCCGGCGGCGGCCGCCTCGCGGGTGTACGGTGCCTACCGCACCCGCTCGCTCTTCGAGGAGCTGTGGCGCCTCTCGCGCGCGGTCGCGACCCTGGCGCTCCTGCTCGGCACGGCCACGTTCGTCGCCCACGATCAGCAGCTCTCGCGGCTGCTCGTGGCGATCTGGCTCGCGGCGTCCCTCGCGCTCCTCGCGGCGAGCCGCGTCGTGCTCCGGACGACCGCGCACGCCGTCCGGCGCCGCGGCCGCAACACCCGCAACTTCGCGGTCGTCGGCAGCGGCCCGATGGCGGCGGCGATGGCGCGGCGCCTCTCGAGGCGGCCGGAGTGGGGCTTCCGGTTCTGCGGCTACATCGTGGACGCCCAGGCGCCGGCCCGGAGCCGCGCGCCGGTGCTCGGCCAGATCGAGGACATGGGCCGGATCCTCGACCTGCACGTGCTGGATCTGGTCGTGTTCGCGGTCGGGCGCGATCGCCTCGGCGACGTCGAGGAGGCCATCGCGCTGTGCGGCGAGCAGGGCGTGCCCGCCAAGATCGCCCTCGACCTGTTCCCCGCGCTCGACGCGCCGCTGGAGATCGAGGAGCTCGACGGGATCCCGCTCCTGTCGATCGCGTCCGGACCGCAGGAGGTCATCCCGCTCCTGGGCAAGCGCGCCTTCGACGTCGTGCTGAGCACCCTCGGCCTCGTCCTGCTCTCGCCCGTGCTGGTGCTCGTGGCGCTCGCCGTGCGGCTGGACTCCCCCGGGCCGGTGCTGTTCCGCCAGCGGCGCATGGGCCTCAACGGCCGCGAGTTCACGCTCTACAAGTTCCGCTCGATGCGCGTCGGCGCCGAGGACGAGTTGCACGGGCTGCGCCCGCGCAACGAGGCGGACGGCCCGGTGTTCAAGATGCGGGACGATCCCCGCGTCACCCGCGTCGGTCGGTTCATCCGCCGCACCTCGATCGACGAGCTGCCGCAGCTCTGGAACGTGCTGAAGGGCGAGATGAGCATCGTCGGCCCGCGCCCGCCGCTGCCGGAGGAGGTGCGCCGCTACGAGCGGTGGCAGCGCCGGCGCCTGTCGATGAAGCCGGGCATCACCTGCACCTGGCAGGTCTCGGGCCGCTCGGACGTGGAGTTCGAGCGCTGGATGGAGCTCGACCTCGCGTACATCGACGAGTGGTCGCTGTGGCGCGACCTGCGCATCGTGGCGCGCACCATCCCGGCCGTACTGCTCCGGCGCGGCGCGCGCTGA
- a CDS encoding L-threonylcarbamoyladenylate synthase: MPLPHQLQSRAAAAAAVLRRGGLVAYPTETFYGLGALARDPAALERLARAKLRPEGKPLPLLAADADQVREVARLDGLASRLAERFWPGPLTLVLPALPGLDAAVTAGSRTVAVRVPGSELARALARQAGGAIVSTSANLSGDPPPSSAAQLSPSLVARIDHVLDGGSTPGGRPSTIVEVVGERVRLVRDGVIPFEEVQAACAAV, encoded by the coding sequence GTGCCGCTCCCCCACCAGCTCCAGTCCCGCGCCGCCGCCGCCGCGGCGGTGCTGCGGCGCGGCGGCCTCGTCGCGTACCCGACCGAGACGTTCTACGGCCTCGGCGCGCTCGCGAGGGATCCGGCGGCGCTCGAGCGCCTGGCGCGGGCCAAGCTCCGTCCGGAGGGGAAGCCCCTGCCGCTCCTCGCGGCGGACGCGGACCAGGTGCGCGAGGTCGCCCGGCTGGACGGCCTCGCCTCCAGGCTCGCCGAGCGCTTCTGGCCGGGACCGCTGACGCTCGTGCTGCCCGCGCTGCCCGGCCTGGACGCGGCCGTCACCGCGGGGTCGCGCACCGTCGCCGTGCGGGTGCCAGGCAGCGAGCTCGCGCGGGCGCTCGCCCGCCAGGCCGGGGGGGCCATCGTGTCCACCTCGGCGAACCTCTCCGGCGACCCGCCGCCCAGCTCCGCCGCGCAGCTCTCGCCATCGCTCGTCGCGCGCATCGACCACGTGCTCGACGGAGGAAGCACGCCGGGGGGGCGGCCGAGCACGATCGTGGAGGTCGTGGGCGAGCGGGTGCGGCTCGTGCGCGACGGCGTCATCCCCTTCGAGGAGGTGCAGGCCGCCTGCGCGGCCGTGTGA
- a CDS encoding DUF1015 domain-containing protein: MAEIAPFRGIRYAASRGRELGQLIAPPYDLVSQEQRDDLLRRSPQNVIHLTLGEERQGDGPGQNRYTRAAEYFRRWLADDVLRRDPTPSLYPLEQSFWAPDGRHLRRRGFMAAVRLHEFREGIIVPHEKTLVAPKADRLEILRHVGANLSPIFGLYRDEAQVTERTLDAAAATEPVAETDSDDGVHHRLWRTDDPAHVSALAELVARQRVFIADGHHRYETALVYQRQLEEANPGLPEYGGHHYILMFLCPMNDPGLFLFPTHRLLFGLQGFSAARFLEGLARYFTIETLPEDIRRPAGRAWAISKLAEHGGKASTFLVVSAEDQKARVVTLRDDVDLSEAELPANETLRALDVTVLHSIVFQHLLGLSPHAQENQENLTYVRDAGEAVNRVLSGEHQIGFLLNPTPMWQVEAIGDQGETMPQKSTLFYPRLQSGLVMREVNPRERP, from the coding sequence ATGGCGGAAATCGCCCCGTTCCGCGGCATCCGGTACGCGGCCTCCCGAGGCCGCGAGCTCGGTCAGCTCATCGCTCCTCCTTACGACCTCGTGTCGCAGGAGCAGCGGGACGACCTGCTCCGGCGCAGCCCGCAGAACGTCATCCACCTGACGCTCGGGGAGGAGCGGCAGGGCGACGGACCCGGCCAGAACCGTTATACGCGCGCCGCGGAGTACTTCCGCCGCTGGCTCGCGGACGACGTGCTCCGCCGCGATCCCACCCCCTCGCTCTACCCGCTGGAGCAGAGCTTCTGGGCGCCGGACGGGCGGCACCTGCGCCGCCGCGGGTTCATGGCGGCGGTGCGGCTGCACGAGTTCCGGGAGGGCATCATCGTCCCTCACGAGAAGACCCTCGTCGCGCCCAAGGCGGATCGGCTCGAGATCCTCCGCCACGTGGGGGCGAACCTCTCGCCCATCTTCGGCCTGTACCGCGACGAGGCTCAGGTCACCGAGCGGACGCTCGACGCGGCGGCGGCCACCGAGCCGGTCGCCGAGACCGACTCGGACGACGGCGTGCACCACCGGCTGTGGCGCACCGACGACCCCGCGCACGTCTCGGCGCTCGCCGAGCTCGTCGCCCGCCAGCGCGTGTTCATCGCCGACGGCCACCACCGGTACGAGACCGCGCTCGTCTACCAGCGCCAGCTCGAGGAGGCGAACCCCGGCCTCCCCGAGTACGGCGGGCACCACTACATCCTCATGTTCCTCTGCCCGATGAACGATCCGGGCCTGTTCCTCTTCCCGACGCACCGGCTGCTGTTCGGGCTCCAGGGCTTCTCCGCCGCGCGCTTCCTCGAGGGGCTCGCGCGCTACTTCACCATCGAGACGCTGCCGGAGGACATCCGGCGGCCGGCGGGGCGTGCCTGGGCGATCTCCAAGCTCGCCGAGCACGGCGGCAAGGCCAGCACCTTCCTCGTGGTCTCCGCGGAGGACCAGAAGGCGCGGGTGGTGACGCTGCGCGACGACGTGGACCTCTCCGAGGCCGAGCTGCCCGCGAACGAGACCCTGCGCGCGCTCGACGTCACGGTGCTCCACTCGATCGTGTTCCAGCACCTCCTCGGCCTCTCGCCCCACGCCCAGGAGAACCAGGAGAACCTCACCTACGTGCGCGACGCCGGCGAGGCGGTGAACCGGGTGCTGTCCGGCGAGCACCAGATCGGCTTCCTCCTCAACCCGACGCCCATGTGGCAGGTCGAGGCGATCGGCGATCAGGGCGAGACGATGCCGCAGAAGAGCACGCTCTTCTATCCGCGGCTCCAGAGCGGCCTCGTCATGCGCGAGGTGAACCCCCGGGAACGGCCGTAG
- the hemB gene encoding porphobilinogen synthase gives MPFPQDRPRRMRRNEVLRSLVRETILAPDDLVWPLFVLPGKRVRNPVKSMPGVFQLSVDELVAEAQAGYEAGVRSVILFGIPEHKDEIGSGAYDEDGIVPQAIRALKAQVPGLVVMTDVCMCEYTDHGHCGILKAPRAGGPGQDLGVDNDATLPLLAKEAVAHAKAGADIVAPSDMMDGRVAAIRKGLDAEGYGDVPVLSYAAKFAGAFYGPFRDAAESAPREGAGIPKDRKGYQMDPGNWREALREVALDVAEGADMVMVKPAVPYLDIVRLVRDRFELPVAAYHVSGEYAMIKAAAERGWIDEARVVLETLLCCRRAGADLVLTYYAKEAAGLLTGKRR, from the coding sequence ATGCCCTTCCCCCAGGACCGCCCCCGCCGCATGCGCCGCAACGAGGTGCTGCGCAGCCTCGTCCGCGAGACGATCCTCGCGCCGGACGACCTCGTCTGGCCGCTGTTCGTCCTCCCGGGCAAGCGCGTGCGCAACCCCGTCAAGTCCATGCCGGGCGTCTTCCAGCTCTCGGTGGACGAGCTCGTCGCGGAGGCGCAGGCCGGCTACGAGGCGGGCGTCCGCTCGGTGATCCTGTTCGGGATCCCGGAGCACAAGGACGAGATCGGCAGCGGCGCGTACGACGAGGACGGCATCGTCCCGCAGGCGATCCGCGCGCTGAAGGCGCAGGTCCCGGGCCTCGTCGTGATGACCGACGTGTGCATGTGCGAGTACACCGACCACGGCCACTGCGGCATCCTCAAGGCGCCGCGGGCCGGCGGTCCCGGCCAGGACCTCGGGGTCGACAACGACGCGACCCTGCCGCTGCTCGCGAAGGAGGCGGTCGCGCACGCCAAGGCCGGCGCGGACATCGTCGCCCCCTCCGACATGATGGACGGCCGGGTGGCCGCGATCCGGAAGGGGCTCGACGCCGAGGGGTACGGGGACGTGCCCGTCCTGTCGTACGCGGCGAAGTTCGCGGGCGCGTTCTACGGTCCGTTCCGCGACGCGGCCGAGAGCGCGCCGCGCGAGGGCGCCGGCATCCCGAAGGACCGCAAGGGCTACCAGATGGATCCCGGCAACTGGCGGGAGGCGCTGCGGGAGGTCGCCCTCGACGTGGCCGAGGGCGCCGACATGGTGATGGTGAAGCCCGCCGTCCCGTACCTCGACATCGTGCGGCTCGTCCGCGATCGGTTCGAGCTCCCGGTGGCCGCGTACCACGTCTCCGGTGAGTACGCGATGATCAAGGCCGCCGCGGAGCGGGGCTGGATCGACGAGGCGCGCGTCGTGCTCGAGACGCTGCTCTGCTGCCGCCGCGCGGGCGCCGACCTCGTCCTCACCTACTACGCGAAGGAGGCGGCCGGCCTCCTCACGGGGAAGCGGCGGTGA
- a CDS encoding RDD family protein, with translation MRDARREGSPYPKADLSLRGLARLADFTLALVLAQTSPQVGPLLAALYLLVADGLLSGQSIGKKIFGVRTVVVPRRAPAGYRESMLRNAPFALVAIFYAVPLLWPVLFVAGVPIVAFEAYMIYTDRLGVRIGDIFADTQVVDGKVLAKGDAVAPDLAATPAPPGPSASATRGGAARSAA, from the coding sequence ATGCGCGACGCGCGGCGAGAGGGCAGCCCTTACCCGAAGGCGGACCTGTCGCTCCGCGGCCTGGCGCGGCTCGCCGACTTCACGCTCGCGCTGGTGCTCGCCCAGACCTCGCCGCAGGTGGGGCCGCTCCTCGCGGCGCTCTACCTGCTCGTGGCCGACGGGCTCCTCTCCGGCCAGTCCATCGGCAAGAAGATCTTCGGCGTGCGCACCGTCGTCGTGCCGCGCCGGGCGCCGGCCGGCTACCGCGAGTCGATGCTCCGCAACGCGCCCTTCGCGCTGGTGGCGATCTTCTACGCCGTGCCGCTGCTCTGGCCGGTGCTCTTCGTGGCCGGCGTGCCGATCGTCGCCTTCGAGGCGTACATGATCTACACCGACCGCCTCGGCGTCCGGATCGGGGACATCTTCGCCGACACGCAGGTCGTGGACGGCAAGGTGCTCGCGAAGGGGGACGCGGTCGCGCCCGATCTCGCCGCCACGCCCGCGCCGCCCGGTCCGTCGGCGAGCGCGACGCGGGGCGGCGCCGCGCGCTCCGCGGCCTAG
- a CDS encoding ATP-grasp domain-containing protein gives MRIALTHNLRLSDSEEEAEFDTRETVDALAAALERLGHRVERLEVSGPASRTVARLEAFGPDLIFNTAEGRRGRFREAFFPALFDELGMPYTGSDAYALALTLDKQLTKLVLAQHGVATPRWQYVEEARQLQPNALRYPVIVKPNFEGSSKGITQDSVVEDSLRLHEVVREALRRYPAGLLVEEFIVGRDVTVPYLEAAAPERHGVLQPVEYVIDEAAAATRRYAIYDYELKTKLDRYVSVRAPAKLKRSQAERIQQLCETVYRQLGIRDLGRIDLRLGEDGAIYFLEINALPSLEPGAGIYASAALEGLHADAVLGAVIESATRRFNIAEPRGRRGRPKRTERLKVGFTFNVKRVNPEPTGEGDEEAEYDSPKTLQAIREAIASYGHEVVDLEATTELPFVLAATPVDVVFNIAEGFRGRNRESAVPALLELLDIPYTGSDPAALSVSLDKALAKRMVRTHGVLTPDYAVMHTGKERLPRELSFPLLVKPVAEGTSKGVTKKSIVRDELELREVARELIAKYRQPALVEAYVAGREFTVGLLGERRPRVLPPMEIVFLDASDPTPIYSFEMKQDWNDKIRYEVPARLSPRELDRLERAARECFTALGCRDIARVDFRMDAEGRIYFIECNPLPGLAPGWSDLVLIAQAAGIEYRALIGEILAFAIRRYQERERERERARRAQAAAEREALERAAAERAAPAPAPAPAGPAAGANGPERPSGTSGDGAPPV, from the coding sequence ATGCGCATCGCGCTCACGCACAACCTCCGGCTGTCCGACTCCGAGGAGGAGGCCGAGTTCGACACCCGCGAGACGGTCGACGCCCTGGCCGCCGCCCTCGAGCGGCTCGGCCACCGCGTGGAGCGCCTCGAGGTCTCCGGGCCCGCGTCCCGCACCGTCGCGCGCCTCGAGGCGTTCGGGCCGGACCTCATCTTCAACACCGCGGAGGGCCGCCGCGGGCGCTTCCGCGAGGCCTTCTTCCCGGCGCTGTTCGACGAGCTCGGGATGCCGTACACCGGCTCCGACGCCTACGCGCTCGCGCTCACGCTCGACAAGCAGCTCACGAAGCTCGTGCTCGCCCAGCACGGCGTCGCCACGCCCCGCTGGCAGTACGTGGAGGAGGCGCGCCAGCTCCAGCCCAACGCGCTCCGCTACCCGGTCATCGTGAAGCCGAACTTCGAGGGGAGCTCGAAGGGGATCACCCAGGACTCGGTGGTCGAGGACTCGCTCCGCCTGCACGAGGTGGTGCGCGAGGCGCTGCGCCGTTACCCCGCCGGCCTGCTCGTGGAGGAGTTCATCGTCGGGCGCGACGTGACGGTGCCGTACCTGGAGGCGGCGGCGCCGGAGCGCCACGGCGTCCTCCAGCCGGTGGAGTACGTCATCGACGAGGCCGCCGCGGCGACCCGCCGCTACGCCATCTACGACTACGAGCTCAAGACGAAGCTCGACCGCTACGTCTCCGTCCGGGCGCCGGCGAAGCTGAAGCGGAGCCAGGCCGAGCGCATCCAGCAGCTCTGCGAGACGGTGTACCGCCAGCTCGGCATCCGCGACCTGGGCCGCATCGACCTGCGCCTCGGCGAGGACGGCGCCATCTACTTCCTCGAGATCAACGCGCTGCCCTCGCTCGAGCCCGGCGCCGGCATCTACGCCTCCGCGGCGCTGGAGGGGCTCCACGCCGACGCCGTGCTCGGCGCGGTGATCGAGAGCGCCACGCGCCGCTTCAACATCGCCGAGCCGCGCGGGCGGCGGGGCCGGCCGAAGCGCACCGAGCGGCTCAAGGTCGGGTTCACCTTCAACGTGAAGCGGGTCAACCCCGAGCCGACGGGCGAGGGCGACGAGGAGGCCGAGTACGACTCGCCCAAGACGCTCCAGGCGATCCGCGAGGCCATCGCGAGCTACGGCCACGAGGTGGTGGACCTCGAGGCCACCACCGAGCTCCCCTTCGTGCTGGCCGCGACGCCGGTGGACGTCGTCTTCAACATCGCCGAGGGCTTCCGTGGCCGGAACCGCGAGTCGGCGGTGCCCGCCCTGCTCGAGCTGCTCGACATCCCGTACACCGGGTCCGATCCCGCCGCGCTCTCCGTCTCGCTCGACAAGGCGCTCGCGAAGCGAATGGTCCGGACCCACGGCGTGCTCACGCCCGACTACGCGGTCATGCACACCGGCAAGGAGCGGCTGCCGCGGGAGCTCTCGTTCCCGCTCCTCGTGAAGCCGGTCGCCGAGGGCACCTCGAAGGGCGTCACGAAGAAGTCCATCGTCCGCGACGAGCTGGAGCTGCGAGAGGTGGCGCGCGAGCTCATCGCCAAGTACCGGCAGCCCGCGCTCGTGGAGGCCTACGTCGCCGGGCGCGAGTTCACCGTCGGGCTCCTCGGCGAGCGACGCCCTCGCGTGCTGCCGCCGATGGAGATCGTCTTCCTCGACGCGAGCGATCCCACCCCGATCTACTCGTTCGAGATGAAGCAGGACTGGAACGACAAGATCCGCTACGAGGTGCCCGCCAGGCTCTCGCCCAGGGAGCTCGACCGCCTCGAGCGGGCCGCGCGCGAGTGCTTCACGGCGCTCGGCTGCCGCGACATCGCCCGCGTCGACTTCCGCATGGACGCCGAGGGCCGGATCTACTTCATCGAGTGCAACCCGCTGCCGGGCCTCGCGCCGGGGTGGTCGGACCTCGTGCTCATCGCGCAGGCGGCGGGCATCGAGTACCGGGCGCTCATCGGCGAGATCCTCGCCTTCGCGATCCGCCGGTACCAGGAGCGCGAGCGCGAGCGGGAGCGCGCGCGCCGCGCCCAGGCGGCCGCGGAGCGGGAGGCGCTGGAGCGCGCGGCGGCGGAGCGGGCCGCGCCGGCGCCGGCGCCGGCGCCCGCGGGCCCCGCGGCGGGCGCGAACGGACCGGAGAGGCCTTCCGGGACCTCCGGGGACGGCGCGCCCCCCGTATAA